A genome region from Thermoanaerobacter uzonensis DSM 18761 includes the following:
- a CDS encoding carbohydrate-binding module family 20 domain-containing protein — GVTSNSYNNINVLTGNQVTVRFVVNNATTVWGENVYLTGNVAELGNWDTSKAIGPMFNQVVYQYPTWYYDVSVPAGTTIQFKFIKKNGSTVTWEGGYNHVYTTPTSGTATVIVNWQN; from the coding sequence GGAGTTACAAGCAATAGCTATAATAACATTAACGTTTTAACAGGTAATCAAGTAACCGTTAGATTTGTAGTAAATAATGCCACAACCGTGTGGGGAGAAAATGTATATCTTACGGGCAATGTAGCTGAACTTGGCAACTGGGATACATCGAAGGCAATAGGACCAATGTTTAACCAGGTTGTGTATCAATATCCTACGTGGTATTACGATGTGAGTGTGCCTGCTGGTACTACTATACAATTTAAGTTTATAAAGAAAAATGGCAGTACTGTAACCTGGGAAGGTGGATACAACCACGTATATACTACACCCACTTCTGGTACAGCTACTGTAATTGTAAACTGGCAAAATTGA